A genomic region of Lates calcarifer isolate ASB-BC8 linkage group LG9, TLL_Latcal_v3, whole genome shotgun sequence contains the following coding sequences:
- the LOC108892372 gene encoding PRELI domain-containing protein 1, mitochondrial: MGRYFHSEVDIKSPWHQVLAAFWQRYPNPYSAHVLTEDVLYREVTPSNHLLSRRLLTKTNRLPGWAERVFPTHMARAVYVLEDSIVDPDRHTLTTKTWNLNHNTLMTVVERCSFEEDHSRPSWTKLRREAWISSAVYGLARPIQEFGLSRFKSNQAKAMRGLEYALSKIQTEAPSNLHGDQGESSEKHKPLPPQTTPTSTQKPKQFV; the protein is encoded by the exons ATGGGCAGGTATTTCCACAGCGAGGTCGACATTAAGAGTCCATGGCATCAGGTGTTGGCTGCTTTCTGGCAGCGGTACCCAAACCCATACAG CGCCCACGTCCTCACCGAGGATGTCCTGTACCGCGAGGTCACCCCCAGCAACCACCTGTTGTCACGGCGACTGCTGACCAAGACCAACCGGCTGCCAGGCTGGGCAGAGCGCGTCTTCCCCACCCACATGGCCCGGGCCGTCTACGTCCTGGAGGACTCCATTGTGGACccggacagacacacactcaccaccaAAACCTGGAATCTCAACCACAACACACTGATG ACGGTGGTGGAGCGGTGTTCATTTGAGGAGGACCACAGTCGGCCCTCGTGGACCAAACTGAGGAGGGAGGCCTGGATCTCCTCGGCTGTCTACGGCCTGGCCCGGCCCATACAG GAGTTTGGTCTCAGCAGGTTTAAAAGTAACCAGGCCAAAGCCATGAGGGGGCTGGAGTACGCTCTGTCCAAGATACAga CTGAGGCTCCCTCTAATCTCCATGGCGACCAGGGAGAGTCGTCAGAGAAGCACAAGCCCCTCCCACCTCAAACCACGCCCACCTCTACCCAGAAGCCCAAGCAGTTTGTCTGA
- the LOC108892369 gene encoding cysteinyl leukotriene receptor 2: protein MNERLLTTPIVISNNTSMTVGLAACFHDDDAFKYRAYTFTYFLVFPVAFLCNIGALVVFFMQSSRRNSPSCVVMMNLALSDGSFSLTLPLRLAYYFRGGVWDFPDWLCRLCVYGFYVNLYTSILFLTLLSILRWLAVAQPLRHRSLATPTRTLLVCLGVWLFVGVSSAPFLSNGITERAGVPRCFEPSSPSSWGRILILNYVALALGFLLPFLTIIVCYSRIIRRLTARTSLHGSSQSSSARRRNRRRSVHLVTMVTATFLLCFLPYHVIRSLHLHAVCGRWNCGIVVALQRAVVVTLCLAASNSVVNPLLYYYSTRTFRDNMRDAQSSLLSSRGGSFRSGLALLRRRNTT, encoded by the exons ATGAACG AGCGCCTGTTAACCACGCCCATCGTCATTAGCAACAACACCTCCATGACGGTGGGGTTGGCGGCATGTTTCCATGACGATGATGCTTTCAAGTACCGCGCCTACACCTTCACCTACTTCCTGGTGTTTCCTGTGGCGTTTCTCTGCAACATTGGAGCGCTGGTGGTTTTCTTCATGCAGAGCAGCCGCAG GAACTCGCCCTCCTGCGTGGTCATGATGAACCTCGCCCTATCAGACGGCAGCTTCTCCCTCACCCTCCCACTGCGACTGGCGTATTACTTCAGGGGTGGAGTGTGGGACTTTCCTGATTGGCTGTGCCGACTGTGTGTGTACGGCTTCTACGTCAACCTGTAcaccag catcctcttcctcactctgCTGAGCATACTCCGTTGGCTTGCCGTGGCCCAGCCCCTGCGTCACCGCTCTCTGGCCACGCCCACTCGAACCTTATTGGTCTGTCTGGGAGTCTGGCTGTTTGTGGGCGTGTCCTCTGCACCCTTCCTGTCCAATGGGATAACAGAGAG gGCGGGGGTTCCTCGCTGCTTCGAGCCGTCGAGCCCTTCCTCATGGGGGCGCATCCTGATCTTAAACTACGTGGCGTTGGCCCTGGgcttcctcctccctttcctcacAATCATCGTTTGCTACAGCAGAATCATCCGGCGCCTGACAGCTCGCACCAGCCTCCATGGCAGCAGCCAGTCCAGCAGCGCTCGACGTCGGAACAGACGGCGCTCAGTGCACCTGGTCACTATGGTGACGGCGACcttcctgctctgctttctgCCCTATCACGTGATTAGATCGCTGCACCTGCACGCTGTTTGCGGCAGGTGGAACTGTGGCATCGTGGTGGCGCTGCAGCGGGCGGTGGTGGTGACGCTGTGTCTGGCGGCATCGAACAGTGTGGTCAACCCGCTGCTGTACTACTACTCCACCAGGACGTTCAGAGACAACATGAGGGACGCTCAGTCCTCTCTTTTGTCCAGCAGGGGTGGATCCTTCAGATCTGGACTGGCTTTGTTGAGGAGGAGAAACACCACCTGA